catgtgtgagtgaatgaactCACTGTTGAGTTTGATGGCGTCCATCAGCTCGCTCTTCACTTTAGCATCCTGTCtgtgatcatccagagtcagtAAAAACTTCAGCTGAGCTATTCTCAGATTGGGGTTTTTAGGTAAACCCTCTTCCTCCAGGTTTTCCAAAGGCATATTTGCGGAGTTAAAAGAGATCTAGAGAAGGACAGGAGTCTAGGTTATGGCTGGGAGTGATAATGATAAACTAGTCACAACGATGACTACGGGGaaatctaaacaaaaaaaaagtgtaaattcACTTCCTCTTGCTCGAGACAACGACGCACGGAAAAGACAGTCTATCAAAGTCAAATAAcgtaacaaaaataataacactCCTCCGTGTGGTTGtatgttatattgcagccacaACGGTTTTCAATCTTTCAGATGCCAAGGACAGCAAATATGATCATACTAAAATTTCTAAgacagctatatatatatatatatatatatatatatatatatatatatatatatatatatatatatatatatatatgtattctAGGAAGACCCAATTCAAACTGAAAAATTAATACTAGGAAATTcactttattacatttttatctattcaatacagtatatttttttcaatacagtatttttaattctttgtttctttctatctatattaattttatttgaatcattatatattattttaatcaggtttttctttttttattaaattaaaatgtattttttttaatcaaatttatttacacaaaatgatagtataaataaaacatttaaaataaaactattttttaaccTGGACAAATGCAAATAGATACAAATAGATAGCTAGATTTTAGGAGACAAAATGTGACGAGTCATTCCGGTGtcaaaaattaatcaaaatgccTAACAGAGATGACACTGTATTTATTGGAGAGAAGCAGTGGTGCTTCATGGACACAAGAAGATAAAAGAAGAAAAGCATGAAGAGCGTGTTGCAGGAACTGGTAGGAACATGTCATTTAAATAGGCAATATTGCCAGATCTTTCAGATGAGATGAAGTATGAATTATTATAGAAGAATTATTGCCTCATTATGTTTCAACAAAATAACCATAATGTTAAAACGAAGTATATTGCTGTATAATATGTCTTTGTAAAATAacccatttattttctttatatctTTAAACCAAGTGCAGAGTTAAATTCTTAACCAAAGTTTACTCATTTACTCTGCTCTGTGTCATTCTCGAGCAAGAGAAAACCCCTCTGTGCTGGTTTTGTAGTTTCATGTGAAATATCAAAAGTATTGACTTGAACTGTTGAACATGTAATAAATGAACAGCGTGACTGTATTTCAGGTTGGTGGGAAAGCACTTATCTTGATCGTTGTGCTGGGATTGGGAGGATCTTTTCAAAATGGATTTCATCTCACAGCAATAAGCTCTCCATCTCCAGTGCGCActtgaatttgtatttattcttttcCCGTTATTATATTAAGAAAGCAGGTTATACgctattttaaggtgtccttgttacagtgtaattaaacACATGTGTACTGAGTAACACCATGTACACTATTAAAAATCAAGTTTCCAAAGGGGGTGGGGggttcacagcgatgccatagaagaaccatttgggtccccaaagaacctttcagtgaaacATTCTTGAAGTAAccttctttttaattttttattttttttataagctgtgaagaacattttaataatctaaagaacctttttccactataaaaaaaaatattttgtacaaTGGAAAGGTTCTGTACAAGGTTACATTTTTTCATGGAAGTATAGAAGCcaataaaaaaactttattattaagAGTGTGCTTACTATAGGGTTATGGTTTGGTTTAGTTAATCGTAATTATGCAGAATTTCTAAAGTGCTACCAGAAGTATCAGTTCAGTAGGCCTACTTACAAACTACCGATGACGATTTGTCTCCAATCTGTTATCTGTTTTCCCACAGTATATTCAGAGCTTTATTAACAGCAGCTGGACGTATCACTACGGGTATGTTCCAGGGGAGAAGACCATCACCTTTATCTGGTCTACTGTGGTGGCTCTATATGCTTTAGGAGGTCTCATTGGCTCCATTACTGTCATATACTTAACCCGTCACCTGGGAAGGTTGATCTCACTCATCCTCGTCTGCTTTCCCTATTGTTCCTTTTAatgttttcacaacaaaaatggatattcatttactgtatatgttctTCTTGCAGAAAAGGAGCCACACTGTTGAACAGTGCCATAGCAGTTGTGACCACAGTAATCATGTACATTAGCAAACCTACTTACTCATTTGAGTTGATCCTTGTAGCACGCTTCCTATTTGGATTCGGAGCAGGTATGTGCattaaacagtaaataaatactatatatatgatgtgattatgtgtgtgtgtatatatatatatatatatatatatatatatatacataaaaaaaagatgtgATTTGCTCTTTGTTCAAAGGGTTGGGTTTGAATGTACATACCATCTACCTTGGTGAGAGTTCACCGAAGAAAATCAGAGGCATGGTGACAGTCACAGCCACTACCTTTATGTCCCTTGGTAAACTAATAGGACAATTTGTTGGCCTCAGGtaataattaagtattaaaGCTTGGGCATTGAATTTCTTTCACTAGGAGAGCTGAGCCCTTTGATTAAGAATtgcacgtttaaaaaaaaaaaaaaaaaaaaagctcacattataattaataacatgttttagaTAAATACACTACCAGACAAAAGTTTGGTCAAACGTCTCTTATTAAAAAGTCTAATAATGAAtatttcctattattatcaatgttgaagacAGGTGCTTAATATTGTTGTGGAAAACGtgatacatttaaatgtttgggttaagattttaaaaaaagcaatattttattcagcaaggacatattaaattgaccaaaagtgatagtaaagacattataatattacaaaacatttatattttaaataaatgctattcttttaacTGCTCATCaaacaaaagttatattttagtaatttgtaaaaaattatgattttcacaaatatattaagcacCAAAAACATTGATAACAGTaagaataattattaataatcagcatattagaatgatttctgaaggatcatgtgacactgaagactgaaaattcacctttgctatcacaggaatacattacattttaaaatatattacagttattttgaattgtataaTATTCAGcaatgttttctgtatttttgatcaaataaatgcagccttggagaacaagagacatttaaaaacaacaacaactaattattccaaacttttgaccagtaatGTAGATAgggagaattttcatttcatgccacCATTCTGTCTTCATCTGTCTTAATTGATCTGGCTTCAGGAAAATAATCTTTTGATACACAAAATTTCTTTGAATTGAGCCAAGTTTCTAATTTTATTCACAGGGAAATTCTTGGCCGTGAAGAGTGCTGGAACATTCTTCTATGCATCCCAACGTTTTTTTGTGTGGTCCAGCTGGCAATCTTGCCATTCTTCCCAGATACTCCACGATATCTTCTGATTGAGAAAGGCAACAGTCAACAGTGCAAAAAAGGTGCATTCCATTTAACTGATCAATCTCTGTATGTCATTGCAAACGTCTTTTGTGATAAATCACGTATTCACGTTTTGATCGGCAGCACTGCAGTGTCTGTGGGGACCAGGCGATTATAAGTTGGAGATAGAGGAGATGTTAGCAGAACAGGCAGTCATTGGAGAGGAGCACAACAAGAGTGTGCTGGATCTGCTGAGAAACAAACACCTGCAATGGCAGGTCATTTCCATGCTGGTCATAAACGGATGCATCCAGTTCAGCGGCATGTCTGCTGTAAATCATTTAGTATTTATCCTCAATACACCAAATTATGCTTCCAAATAGAAATGTGTCTTATGTCATTGTGTTGTCAATAAGTATCTAAGACATTCTTACAGAACAACATATAGTGATCTTTTACCCTTCTTGCTCACAGATCACCGTCTTCTCTTTTGACATCTTTTTGGAAGCGGGTATTCCAGAGGACAAGATCCGTTATGTCACTCTGGGCATAGGAGCATCAGAAGTCCTCATCTCCATAACCTGTGTAAGTAAATTCCAGAGAGGCgcacattaaaggggtcatcggatgcccattttccacaagttgatgtgattctttagggtcttaatgaaaagtctataacatactttggttaaaatttctcaatggtagtgtaaaaaacacctttttttatCATGTCAAAATCAACTCAGTTTTTAGTAAGCTGTTTTTAGTCCATgtcgctttaaatgctaatgagctctgctgaccccgcccctctcttccatggggtgaCGAGTAGTActgaaattcaaaaat
The Onychostoma macrolepis isolate SWU-2019 chromosome 11, ASM1243209v1, whole genome shotgun sequence genome window above contains:
- the slc2a9l1 gene encoding solute carrier family 2 member 9, like 1 isoform X2 — its product is MKSVLQELVGGKALILIVVLGLGGSFQNGFHLTAISSPSPYIQSFINSSWTYHYGYVPGEKTITFIWSTVVALYALGGLIGSITVIYLTRHLGRKGATLLNSAIAVVTTVIMYISKPTYSFELILVARFLFGFGAGLGLNVHTIYLGESSPKKIRGMVTVTATTFMSLGKLIGQFVGLREILGREECWNILLCIPTFFCVVQLAILPFFPDTPRYLLIEKGNSQQCKKALQCLWGPGDYKLEIEEMLAEQAVIGEEHNKSVLDLLRNKHLQWQVISMLVINGCIQFSGMSAITVFSFDIFLEAGIPEDKIRYVTLGIGASEVLISITCWLFIESVGRRALMWRGFGGMSAIMALITVTLYLKDYSSVIPYTTVILIFLFFIFYGGGPAGIAPSLTNEIFIQSYRPAAFGFLGFLRWLAFTVFGFIFPFLIGKTLLEISQEFEKIRACGSSKEDVMCLETKL
- the slc2a9l1 gene encoding solute carrier family 2 member 9, like 1 isoform X1, with the translated sequence MKSVLQELVGGKALILIVVLGLGGSFQNGFHLTAISSPSPYIQSFINSSWTYHYGYVPGEKTITFIWSTVVALYALGGLIGSITVIYLTRHLGRKGATLLNSAIAVVTTVIMYISKPTYSFELILVARFLFGFGAGLGLNVHTIYLGESSPKKIRGMVTVTATTFMSLGKLIGQFVGLREILGREECWNILLCIPTFFCVVQLAILPFFPDTPRYLLIEKGNSQQCKKALQCLWGPGDYKLEIEEMLAEQAVIGEEHNKSVLDLLRNKHLQWQVISMLVINGCIQFSGMSAITVFSFDIFLEAGIPEDKIRYVTLGIGASEVLISITCWLFIESVGRRALMWRGFGGMSAIMALITVTLYLKDYSSVIPYTTVILIFLFFIFYGGGPAGIAPSLTNEIFIQSYRPAAFGFLGFLRWLAFTVFGFIFPFLIAALKSLCFVLFSCVCLIAALYVFFILPETKGKTLLEISQEFEKIRACGSSKEDVMCLETKL
- the slc2a9l1 gene encoding solute carrier family 2 member 9, like 1 isoform X3 is translated as MKSVLQELVGGKALILIVVLGLGGSFQNGFHLTAISSPSPYIQSFINSSWTYHYGKGATLLNSAIAVVTTVIMYISKPTYSFELILVARFLFGFGAGLGLNVHTIYLGESSPKKIRGMVTVTATTFMSLGKLIGQFVGLREILGREECWNILLCIPTFFCVVQLAILPFFPDTPRYLLIEKGNSQQCKKALQCLWGPGDYKLEIEEMLAEQAVIGEEHNKSVLDLLRNKHLQWQVISMLVINGCIQFSGMSAITVFSFDIFLEAGIPEDKIRYVTLGIGASEVLISITCWLFIESVGRRALMWRGFGGMSAIMALITVTLYLKDYSSVIPYTTVILIFLFFIFYGGGPAGIAPSLTNEIFIQSYRPAAFGFLGFLRWLAFTVFGFIFPFLIAALKSLCFVLFSCVCLIAALYVFFILPETKGKTLLEISQEFEKIRACGSSKEDVMCLETKL
- the slc2a9l1 gene encoding solute carrier family 2 member 9, like 1 isoform X4, giving the protein MKSVLQELVGGKALILIVVLGLGGSFQNGFHLTAISSPSPYIQSFINSSWTYHYGYVPGEKTITFIWSTVVALYALGGLIGSITVIYLTRHLGRKGATLLNSAIAVVTTVIMYISKPTYSFELILVARFLFGFGAGLGLNVHTIYLGESSPKKIRGMVTVTATTFMSLGKLIGQFVGLREILGREECWNILLCIPTFFCVVQLAILPFFPDTPRYLLIEKGNSQQCKKALQCLWGPGDYKLEIEEMLAEQAVIGEEHNKSVLDLLRNKHLQWQVISMLVINGCIQFSGMSAITVFSFDIFLEAGIPEDKIRYVTLGIGASEVLISITCWLFIESVGRRALMWRGFGGMSAIMALITVTLYLKDYSSVIPYTTVILIFLFFIFYGGGPAGIAPSLTNEIFIQSYRPAAFGFLGFLRWLAFTVFGFIFPFLIAFSTPFSLLL